The Cognaticolwellia beringensis genome segment CAATAATGCTTTTAAACCCTTGGATTTATCTAGCTTTATTAGCTCTTGTTATTATTGGCGTATTAGCCGCAATAGCCACCAAGTTATTGCGTCAATTGAAACAACAAACGCTTGAGCAAGAGCAACAAAAAGCCGCTCAACAGCAAGCATTGCAACAGCATGATAAAAAAATAATTTCTAGTGTTGTTATTATTGTGCGCGCAATGAAAGAAGAGCAATGCGATATTGCAGAAGGTTGTTGGCGCTTAAGTGTTCTACTTGACTCATTAAAGTTAAGCCAAGACCTACATGTGCAATTTCCAGCGATATTCAAATTTTATGAAGCCATAAAGCATATGCCGATTCTAGCTGCACGGAAGAAGCTAGATAAAAAGTCTCGTATGAAACTAGATTTCGAGCGAATGAAACTAGAAGCAGAAATGGCAGACGATATTCGCAAAGATATCGAACTACTGCACCAATACGCCAATGAGCGAAATAGCATGCTGAGTGCAGCTTCTGCTTAATACTTTTAGTTAACCTTCTAGCTGACCTAAACTAAATCGACAATCGGCGCTGAAAAACACCAATTCAGCGCCATTGCCCTGGTTATCCTCACGGGCTAAATCTACCCATTGATAATAAACATTACGATGTACCTTTGCCTGCAAGTTTCGTCTAACCGTGACATATAAGCCACCATCTTCGGACACTTCTAATGGATGTTCAGTATTTAGGATAAAGCTGTCATCTAAATTAGTCGTCACTTGCATCTGAGTTTTCTGTTCATCTAGCCATTGCCATTGTGTTAAAACAAAGGGTGCATCTTCGACGACAATACCAACCTTTTCGACCGGTGTTACTAAAAAATACTTATCATCTTCTTTTTTTAAAACCGACGCGAATAGCTTTACCAAAGACAAACGTTTAAACACTGTGCCGTTGTAAAACCAACTACCATCCGACTTTATTTCTAAATCAATATCACCACAAAAAGGTGGATCCCATAATTCAACCGGTGGCATTTTTTTAGCCTTGCCCTGTTGAGAATCAGAAATTTGCGCAGAAATTTTTTCTAATGACATAATAATCAACTTAATAAGTAGCTTTACCTAATGGTAGCAAGTTAAACGTTAAAGTTGAAATAGCTAAATCATTACCCATTGAATTAAAAATTCTGCTTTGGCAGGTTTAATTCAACCAAAATGAAGCAAAATAAAATATTTTTCTTGTCAATTAGCGCATAAATGCAATATACTCCTCGCGCCTTACCACAAGGCGTTTCAAGTAAGTTCAGTGGTGGCTATAGCTCAGTTGGTAGAGCCCCGGATTGTGATTCCGGTTGTCGAGGGTTCAAGTCCCTTTAGCCACCCCATTCTTCCCCTTTATATTCAAAGCCTCTGGGCAATCACAGACTATAATTAGCACTTTCTGATGAATGCTCCTGTGCATATTCTGTGAGTATTTGAAGCTAATTAGGTCTAATTACTTACACGTATATCCAACTTCTAGCTCATATCCTCAACATCGACCGGAACTGATTAACTTTGCCTGTTCAGGAAATTTACTGTCTATTTCCTGTGCTTTTTTCAGAAAAGTAAAAATATCGTTTCTAATGAAGACGTCTCGAAAGTGCGCATTATAGTTATCTACTGATTGTTCTTTAGGTCAAGTTCTAGCCATAAGTGGAAGTTAGCTTTTGAGTTATTAACGGCAGTTCAGAGAATGAAAAATCAAAGGT includes the following:
- a CDS encoding DUF2489 domain-containing protein, which translates into the protein MLLNPWIYLALLALVIIGVLAAIATKLLRQLKQQTLEQEQQKAAQQQALQQHDKKIISSVVIIVRAMKEEQCDIAEGCWRLSVLLDSLKLSQDLHVQFPAIFKFYEAIKHMPILAARKKLDKKSRMKLDFERMKLEAEMADDIRKDIELLHQYANERNSMLSAASA
- a CDS encoding DUF1285 domain-containing protein → MSLEKISAQISDSQQGKAKKMPPVELWDPPFCGDIDLEIKSDGSWFYNGTVFKRLSLVKLFASVLKKEDDKYFLVTPVEKVGIVVEDAPFVLTQWQWLDEQKTQMQVTTNLDDSFILNTEHPLEVSEDGGLYVTVRRNLQAKVHRNVYYQWVDLAREDNQGNGAELVFFSADCRFSLGQLEG